The DNA region CCGCAGCGATCAGCCTCCAACAGCAGGGGGTGCAGCCGAGCAGGCCGCTGACGCACGACCTGGTGGCCACGCTGCTGGACACCTTCTCGCATCCGCTGGAGCAGGTCGAGATCGTGGGAGTGTCCGACGGGACGTTCTTCGCGGAACTGGTGTTCGGCGAGACCCGGGTGTCCGCGCGCCCGTCCGACGCGGTGGCGGTCGCACTGCGGACCTCCTCGCCGGTACTCGTCAGTCGGGAGGTCCTCGACGAGGTGGGGATCTCACTCGTGGAGCAGGGCGAGGAAGAGGTCGAGGCTTTCCGTGAGTTCCTCGACCAGGTGAACCCGGACGATTTCCTCGGCGGGCCGGAAGCGCCGAAGGAGCCGGGCGGGTCACCCTCCTGAAGCCTGTGACCTGCAAGTTTGGTGGTCCCAATGGTCACTTCACTACCAGAGCGCAGGTCAGGGCAGACTCTAAACTTCAACTTGAGGTTGAGGTTTACCGCGTGTCCTATTGATCGAGGCCCCCGGCGGGCATAGCGTTGCCCTCAGTGAACTACACCGATGGTGTTCACGCGTCCAGGATCCGGGCTTCGCAGCCCGGTACCGTGCCGCCACGTTCGTGGCGACACCCGCAGCTTGAGGGAGCAATCGTGGCCGACCACACCCGGGTCTCGGAGCCGTCCGTCGCCGATACGAACACGGAGAGTCTCTTCAGGGCCCCAGTCGACGGCACCCAGGCGTCGTTCGACGAGGTGCAGCCCGGACTGTTCCCCGATGACGGGATCCCGGACGGCACGAGCGGGTACCGCGTTCCGATCGCGTGCCAGATCGCCGGGATCACCTATCGCCAACTCGACTACTGGGCGCGCACCGATCTGGTCGTCCCCTCGATCCGCAATGCGGCCGGGTCGGGTAGTCAGCGCCTCTACTCGTTCAAGGACATCCTCGTCCTGAAGATCGTCAAGCAGTTGCTCGACACCGGCATCTCACTGCAGAACATCCGCAAGGCCGTGGACCAGATCCGTTCACGTGGTGTGGAGGATCTGGCGACCATCACCCTGTTCTCCGACGGCCGCACCGTGTTCGAGTGCACCTCCAAGGAGGAGGTGTTCGACCTGCTGCAGGGCGGGCAGGGTGTCTTCGGGATCGGGATCGGGGGAGCGATGCGTGAGCTCGCCGGCTCGATCGCCGAGTTCCCCGCCGAGACGGTGTCGGAGGAGGACATCCTGACGCCGGTGGAGGACGAACTGGCGGCCCGTCGGCGCGCACGCGCCTCACGCCGCACGGGCTGATCGGCTCGGGTGGTCTAGACTCGGCCGTGCGTTCACGCGACTCACGGGAGAGCTCCGCGGCCTACGGGCCGTGGGCGCCGAAGGAGCAACTCCTCTCCGAGAATCTCTCAGGCACCCGGACCGTGTAGTCGCCTAACGCCTCTGGAGAGCGGTGGAACAGACCACCCGCCCACGGGGAAAGCCGGGCTCGCCTCGCGAGTCCGGTGAATCTCTCAGGCGCCGGCACCCGTCCGGCAGGGGACAGAGCGGAGAGGGTAGCACCGGCCCGCAGGCCGCCTGTCCGGGCGGCCCCGCCACCTGAGGAGCACCTGTGACGACGACCCCCGACATCTCCCGGACCGGAGGCGAGTTCGTCGCCCGCCACCTGGGTCCCGACGCCCACGGCCTGGAACGCATCCTGGACACCATCGGGGTGAGCTCACTGGACGAGCTCGCCGAGCGGGCCGTCCCGTCGGTCATCCTCGACGAGGTGGGCGCGGACGGGCGTGCTGAGGGGATCGACGCGCTACCGGAGCCGCTGTCGGAGGCGGACACCATCGCCGCGCTCCGTGAACTCGCGAACCGCAACACCGTCGCCGTGTCGATGATCGGCCAGGGGTACTACGACACGCTCACCCCGCCGGTGCTCATCCGCAACATCATCGAGAGTCCGGCGTGGTACACGGGCTACACCCCCTACCAGCCGGAGATCAGCCAGGGCCGTCTCGAGGCGCTCCTGAACTTCCAGACGATGGTCTCCGACCTGACCGGTATGGACATGGCGAACGCCTCCATGCTGGACGAGGGCACGGCCGCGGCCGAGGCCATGACGATGCTGCGACGGGCCAACCGCTCATCCAAGAGCCCCCGCTTCGCCGTCGACGTCGACATCTTCCCCCAGACCGCGGCGATCCTCGCCACCCGCGCCGAGCCCCTGGGCATCGAGATCGTCACCGCGAACCTGGTGGACGACGGCCTGCCCGAGGGAGAGTTCTTCGGGGCGCTCGTGCAGACCCCCGGCGCGTCCGGTCGTGTCGCCGACGTGTCCCGGCTCATCGAGCAGTGCCACGAGCGGGGCGCCATGGTCGCCGCGGGTGTCGACCTGCTGGCGTCGACGGTCCTGACTCCCGCGGGGGAGAAGGGTGCGGACGCGTGTTTCGGCACCACCCAGCGCTTCGGGGTGCCGATGGGCTTCGGCGGGCCGCACGCCGGTTTCCTCGCGTGCCGCAGCGCACACGCCCGCAACCTTCCGGGGCGCCTGGTCGGGGTGTCGACCGACGCCGACGGACGGGTCGCCTACCGGCTCGCCCTCCAGACCCGTGAGCAGCACATCCGCCGGGAGAAGGCGACGTCCAACATCTGCACCGCCCAGGTCCTCCTGGCGGTTCTGGCCGCGATGTACGCCTCCTACCACGGTGCCGAGGGCCTCACGGCCATCGCCCGCCGGGCGCACGCCCACGCTGATGCGTTGGCGGAGGGGCTGCGCGCCGCCGGGATCGACGTCGTCCACGACGAGTTCTTCGACACGGTCCTCACACGCGTCCCGGGACGCGCCGACGAGGTGCTGGCGGCCGCCGCCGCCCGCGGCGTGAATCTGTGGAAGGTCGACGACGACACGGTGTCCGTCTCCTGCGACGAGGCCACCACCGCGGAGCACATCGGGATCGTGCTCGAGGCGTTCGGTGCCGGATCGGCCGCCGAGATCTCGGCGGACCCGGGCTACGGTGACCGGACGAGCGCGTTCCTCCAGCACGAGGCGTTCGTGCGGTACCGCACCGAGACCGCGATGCTGCGCTACC from Dietzia sp. B32 includes:
- the gcvP gene encoding aminomethyl-transferring glycine dehydrogenase is translated as MTTTPDISRTGGEFVARHLGPDAHGLERILDTIGVSSLDELAERAVPSVILDEVGADGRAEGIDALPEPLSEADTIAALRELANRNTVAVSMIGQGYYDTLTPPVLIRNIIESPAWYTGYTPYQPEISQGRLEALLNFQTMVSDLTGMDMANASMLDEGTAAAEAMTMLRRANRSSKSPRFAVDVDIFPQTAAILATRAEPLGIEIVTANLVDDGLPEGEFFGALVQTPGASGRVADVSRLIEQCHERGAMVAAGVDLLASTVLTPAGEKGADACFGTTQRFGVPMGFGGPHAGFLACRSAHARNLPGRLVGVSTDADGRVAYRLALQTREQHIRREKATSNICTAQVLLAVLAAMYASYHGAEGLTAIARRAHAHADALAEGLRAAGIDVVHDEFFDTVLTRVPGRADEVLAAAAARGVNLWKVDDDTVSVSCDEATTAEHIGIVLEAFGAGSAAEISADPGYGDRTSAFLQHEAFVRYRTETAMLRYLRALSDKDMALDRTMIPLGSCTMKLNATAEMEPITWPEFNRLHPFAPADQNAGIRELVADVEQWLVDITGYAAVSLQPNAGSQGEYAGLLAIRAYHRSRGDEDRTVCLIPSSAHGTNAASAVMAGMKVVVVACRENGDVDIDDLRAKVDKYAAQLSAIMITYPSTHGVYEHDIEDICAIVHDAGGQVYIDGANLNALVGVARPGRFGGDVSHLNLHKTFCIPHGGGGPGVGPVAVAEHLRDFLPGHPHEDGLGSGGVVSSAAFGSASILPITWAYVRMMGADGLRRATLTAIASANYLARRIGEHFPVLYSGEGGWVAHECILDLRPLIDSVGISIDDVAKRLADYGFHAPTMSFPVPNTLMVEPTESEDLAELDAFCDAMAAIRAEIDRVAAGEWTVDDNPLRGAPHTAESVSADEWTNAYPRSVAGYPLGSGWRPKVWPAVRRIDGAYGDRNLVCSCPPLDAFAQD
- a CDS encoding bifunctional nuclease family protein, translated to MREVDIVGVRFEEPEYAPVLILHEKDGGRYVPIWIGAAEAAAISLQQQGVQPSRPLTHDLVATLLDTFSHPLEQVEIVGVSDGTFFAELVFGETRVSARPSDAVAVALRTSSPVLVSREVLDEVGISLVEQGEEEVEAFREFLDQVNPDDFLGGPEAPKEPGGSPS
- a CDS encoding MerR family transcriptional regulator, with the protein product MQPGLFPDDGIPDGTSGYRVPIACQIAGITYRQLDYWARTDLVVPSIRNAAGSGSQRLYSFKDILVLKIVKQLLDTGISLQNIRKAVDQIRSRGVEDLATITLFSDGRTVFECTSKEEVFDLLQGGQGVFGIGIGGAMRELAGSIAEFPAETVSEEDILTPVEDELAARRRARASRRTG